In the Aneurinibacillus soli genome, one interval contains:
- a CDS encoding DUF3109 family protein, which translates to MRSRYYGTAEALGFQEALAAYHYLTSRIDRTILRYGRFLIDTEALLVPVNLDCFHCHLVHGQTCCEQGQPYSMTGTNLSLFESHALPILDRHAQDERVETARVRGVFEATAATDHHSCIRKFDGDCLYLVKQGGQHICSIHRYALEEKIEPAQLKPFSCSLFPLEIIEMDEGILLTAVTPDTMDFSRWGDFYHKHYSCVNPARRPKGTPAHYFSARDYRPAWLWARDLLVSYWGDADVTSIESKLSLPV; encoded by the coding sequence ATGCGAAGCCGTTATTATGGCACAGCGGAAGCTCTCGGATTCCAGGAAGCACTGGCTGCCTACCACTATCTCACATCACGGATTGACCGAACCATCCTCCGCTATGGACGCTTTCTCATTGATACGGAGGCGCTACTCGTTCCTGTAAATCTCGACTGCTTTCACTGTCATCTGGTACACGGGCAGACATGCTGTGAGCAAGGACAACCATATTCCATGACAGGTACGAATCTGTCGCTGTTTGAATCGCACGCTCTGCCAATTCTGGATCGACATGCTCAAGATGAACGTGTGGAGACAGCACGAGTACGCGGCGTTTTCGAGGCGACAGCGGCTACGGATCATCATTCATGCATTCGCAAGTTTGATGGCGACTGTCTGTATCTTGTGAAGCAAGGCGGACAGCACATCTGCTCCATTCATCGCTACGCGCTTGAGGAAAAGATCGAACCTGCACAACTTAAACCGTTCAGCTGTTCCCTGTTCCCACTCGAAATTATTGAGATGGACGAAGGCATACTGCTTACGGCAGTTACACCGGATACGATGGACTTCAGTCGTTGGGGTGATTTTTATCATAAGCATTACTCATGTGTAAACCCGGCACGACGGCCTAAGGGAACACCTGCGCACTATTTTTCTGCTCGGGACTACCGACCCGCCTGGCTATGGGCACGCGATCTGCTTGTGTCATACTGGGGAGATGCGGACGTTACCAGCATCGAATCCAAACTGTCGCTTCCGGTGTAA
- a CDS encoding DUF2621 family protein gives MKWQDESSALLDELLKPLPVFVRPMAKKSIKSKIEQVAQENGAEEISHDHVVRGYILAAPDKDRAVTALEAHNIDLAPYEELLK, from the coding sequence ATGAAATGGCAGGACGAATCTTCCGCACTGCTGGACGAGCTTCTTAAGCCGCTTCCAGTATTCGTGCGCCCAATGGCGAAGAAATCAATCAAAAGCAAAATTGAACAAGTAGCCCAGGAAAACGGTGCTGAGGAAATCAGTCATGACCACGTAGTTCGCGGTTACATTTTGGCTGCTCCGGACAAGGATCGTGCCGTAACGGCTCTGGAAGCTCATAATATCGACCTGGCTCCTTATGAGGAATTATTAAAATAA
- a CDS encoding MFS transporter, producing MPIWKRNMYILWAAQFIVTAAMSLIIPFLPMYLQHDMGMTDMDAVHRWTGWIFGANFLTAFLMAPVWGRLADRTGRKVMLIRSGIGMATVTVLMGMVTSPEQLLGLRLLNGMISGFIPAAVALVSTNTPKEHAGYSLGLLQSGAVAGTILGPLLGGLLAEWVGFRHVFLVTGSMLLTASIFVILFVKEVNRPQPKQMVEGEEGGFHRILHTEPLLALFLVGFLIQYAMMSTNPFLSSYVQELWQGQNLLSFVIGLTVSAAGISTVLVAPLLGKWGDKVGSHNVLLICLLGTVVLLIPQAFVHSVWLLIGLRFLLGICLGGLVPSVHNLIRQYAPKGMESRTFAYSTSAMNLGNLLGPVIGGPLSSWVGLHGLFLLAAVLFFGNALWVRGKLHRQKADCV from the coding sequence ATGCCAATTTGGAAGCGTAACATGTATATTTTATGGGCTGCACAGTTTATTGTAACGGCGGCTATGAGTTTGATTATACCGTTTTTGCCGATGTATCTTCAGCATGATATGGGAATGACAGACATGGATGCGGTACATCGCTGGACGGGTTGGATTTTTGGCGCGAATTTCTTAACCGCATTTCTAATGGCCCCGGTATGGGGACGATTAGCGGATCGTACTGGGCGTAAAGTGATGCTCATTCGTTCCGGTATTGGCATGGCCACTGTTACTGTTCTTATGGGAATGGTGACATCACCGGAGCAGTTGCTTGGACTTAGGCTTCTGAATGGGATGATCTCGGGCTTCATTCCGGCCGCAGTCGCGCTTGTCTCAACCAACACACCGAAAGAGCATGCTGGGTATTCGCTTGGCTTGCTGCAGTCAGGGGCGGTCGCTGGTACGATTCTTGGACCATTATTAGGCGGATTGTTGGCAGAGTGGGTAGGGTTCCGTCATGTGTTTCTGGTGACCGGCAGCATGCTGCTTACTGCATCAATCTTTGTCATTTTGTTTGTAAAAGAAGTGAACCGTCCACAGCCGAAACAGATGGTAGAAGGTGAGGAAGGCGGGTTTCACCGTATTTTGCATACAGAGCCGCTGCTTGCGCTGTTTTTGGTCGGATTTTTAATCCAGTATGCGATGATGAGCACGAATCCGTTTTTGTCTTCCTATGTACAGGAGCTGTGGCAAGGGCAGAATTTGTTATCGTTTGTGATCGGGTTGACGGTGTCTGCGGCCGGAATTTCTACCGTGTTGGTCGCGCCTTTGCTTGGTAAATGGGGGGATAAGGTCGGTTCACATAATGTGTTGCTCATTTGCTTGCTTGGAACGGTTGTTTTGCTAATCCCACAGGCGTTCGTACATTCAGTCTGGCTCTTGATCGGTCTTCGCTTCTTACTTGGGATATGCCTGGGTGGGCTTGTACCTTCTGTGCATAATTTAATTCGCCAGTACGCGCCGAAGGGCATGGAAAGCCGGACGTTTGCATACAGCACGAGTGCGATGAATCTCGGCAATCTCCTAGGACCTGTAATCGGTGGCCCGTTGAGTAGCTGGGTTGGCCTACATGGATTGTTCTTGCTTGCTGCTGTATTGTTCTTTGGGAATGCTTTGTGGGTGAGAGGAAAACTGCATAGACAAAAAGCAGACTGTGTGTGA